A window of the Microbacterium sp. AZCO genome harbors these coding sequences:
- a CDS encoding uracil-DNA glycosylase, with product MALTLPELSAAGLIDEGWATALAPVAPDIAALGDRLRAEVAAGRHYLPAGDRVLRAFQRPLADVRVLIVGQDPYPTPGHPIGLSFAVDRAVRPLPRSLSNIYRELDADLGIPPAAHGDLSGWSDQGVMLLNRVLTVAPGAPASHRGWGWEKVTEHAIRTLVARDEPLVAILWGRDAANLRPLLGAVPIVESPHPSPLSASRGFFGSRPFSRANALLEQQGARPVDWALPA from the coding sequence GTGGCGCTGACGCTGCCCGAGCTCTCCGCGGCGGGCCTCATCGACGAGGGCTGGGCGACGGCCCTCGCGCCCGTCGCCCCCGACATCGCGGCGCTGGGCGACCGACTGCGCGCCGAGGTCGCTGCCGGCCGCCACTACCTCCCCGCCGGCGACCGCGTGCTGCGCGCGTTCCAGCGTCCCCTCGCAGACGTGCGGGTGCTCATCGTCGGGCAGGACCCGTACCCCACGCCCGGACACCCGATCGGGCTGTCGTTCGCGGTCGATCGCGCCGTGCGCCCGCTGCCGCGCAGCCTCTCGAACATCTACCGCGAGCTCGACGCCGACCTCGGCATCCCGCCCGCCGCCCACGGCGACCTGTCGGGCTGGAGCGATCAGGGCGTCATGCTGCTCAACCGGGTGCTGACGGTCGCGCCCGGCGCACCGGCCTCGCACCGCGGGTGGGGCTGGGAGAAGGTGACCGAGCATGCGATCCGGACGCTCGTCGCCCGCGACGAGCCGCTCGTCGCGATCCTGTGGGGGAGGGATGCCGCGAACCTGCGCCCGCTGCTCGGCGCGGTGCCGATCGTGGAGTCGCCGCATCCGTCGCCGCTGTCCGCGAGTCGCGGGTTCTTCGGCTCGCGCCCCTTCTCCCGAGCCAACGCCCTCCTCGAGCAGCAGGGCGCGAGGCCGGTCGACTGGGCCCTGCCCGCGTAG
- a CDS encoding N-acetyltransferase family protein has protein sequence MLEEEYEKARRRLPQHLQRPPEPERPFSFTIRPVEDRDIPDIREIYNYYVTNSVVTFDEKKWSIAQWRSKLEHLRKLKMPFIVAEAPTGQILGYALVQPLSTKSAYRFSVENSIYLGQAATGKGLGRALLEALIRASEEAGIREMVAVISDKGAEASIALHEKLGFVEVGRMGRVGFKFGRWLGTIYLQKSLKPVKKKGIFAR, from the coding sequence ATGCTCGAGGAGGAATACGAGAAGGCCCGCCGGCGGCTCCCGCAGCACCTTCAGAGGCCGCCCGAGCCGGAGCGCCCCTTCTCCTTCACGATCCGTCCCGTCGAGGATCGCGACATCCCCGACATCCGCGAGATCTACAACTACTACGTGACCAACTCGGTCGTGACGTTCGACGAGAAGAAGTGGTCGATCGCGCAGTGGCGCTCCAAGCTCGAGCACCTGCGCAAGCTCAAGATGCCGTTCATCGTCGCCGAGGCGCCGACGGGCCAGATCCTCGGCTACGCCCTCGTGCAGCCGCTCTCGACGAAGAGCGCCTACCGCTTCTCGGTCGAGAACTCGATCTACCTCGGCCAGGCCGCGACGGGCAAAGGTCTCGGGCGCGCGCTGCTGGAGGCCCTCATCCGGGCGTCCGAAGAGGCCGGGATCCGCGAGATGGTCGCGGTGATCAGCGACAAGGGGGCCGAGGCATCCATCGCCCTCCACGAGAAGCTGGGCTTCGTCGAGGTCGGCCGCATGGGCCGGGTCGGTTTCAAGTTCGGCCGCTGGCTCGGCACGATCTACCTGCAGAAGAGCCTCAAGCCGGTGAAGAAGAAGGGCATCTTCGCGCGCTGA
- a CDS encoding protealysin inhibitor emfourin, translating to MKETRSPERSTEPSPTLVVAVTRTGGFAGLTKQWRAEPREDEASVWISLISRCPWDDPAERDMRGADRFQWNIRAQCGDEDDREAELADSAVTGPWRELVDAVRDWNDGAKAP from the coding sequence ATGAAAGAGACCCGAAGTCCTGAACGCTCCACCGAGCCGTCGCCGACGCTCGTCGTCGCCGTGACGCGCACCGGCGGATTCGCGGGACTCACGAAGCAGTGGAGGGCCGAACCGCGCGAGGACGAGGCATCCGTCTGGATCTCTCTCATCTCACGCTGTCCGTGGGACGACCCGGCCGAGCGCGACATGCGCGGAGCCGACCGCTTCCAGTGGAACATCCGCGCGCAGTGCGGGGATGAGGACGACCGTGAGGCCGAGCTCGCCGACAGCGCCGTCACCGGACCCTGGCGCGAGCTCGTCGACGCCGTGCGCGACTGGAACGACGGAGCGAAGGCGCCGTAG
- a CDS encoding M4 family metallopeptidase, translated as MRHAIVPPYLLARIAATTEPHLAGAAEAARATLAADRDYRPTRSRLRLSIDEAGSLIAETGPAPDRTISDAHGAETLPGVKVRGEDDPPTGDEAADEAFDGLGATFDFYWDAYGRNGIDDAGGQLLATVHYGEKYDNAFWNGERMVFGDGDGDIFTGFTNSLTVIAHELTHGVTEVSGGLEYQGQSGALNESISDVFGALTEQHQLGQTADQASWLIGEGIFTPSVQGKALRSMLHPGTAYDDDVLGKDPQPAHMRDYVVTTGDNGGVHINSGIPNRAFALAATELGGRAWERAGLIWYKTVTSGTLSPTTDFAEFAAATIATAEAEYGVKSEEVAAVRAAWKGVGVIDDERDPKS; from the coding sequence ATGAGGCACGCGATCGTCCCCCCGTATCTCCTGGCCCGCATCGCCGCGACGACGGAGCCGCATCTCGCGGGTGCCGCCGAGGCGGCCCGGGCGACCCTGGCGGCCGATCGCGACTACCGTCCCACGCGCTCGCGGCTGCGCCTGTCGATCGACGAGGCGGGGAGCCTCATCGCCGAGACGGGCCCCGCCCCCGACCGCACGATCTCCGACGCGCACGGCGCCGAGACCCTCCCGGGCGTCAAGGTGCGCGGCGAGGACGACCCGCCGACGGGCGATGAGGCGGCCGACGAGGCGTTCGACGGCCTCGGCGCGACGTTCGACTTCTACTGGGACGCCTACGGCCGCAACGGCATCGACGACGCAGGAGGGCAGCTCCTGGCGACCGTGCACTACGGCGAGAAGTACGACAACGCGTTCTGGAACGGCGAGCGCATGGTGTTCGGAGACGGTGACGGCGACATCTTCACGGGCTTCACGAACTCCCTCACCGTCATCGCGCACGAGCTGACGCACGGCGTGACCGAGGTGTCGGGCGGCCTGGAGTACCAGGGGCAGTCGGGCGCGCTCAACGAGTCCATCTCCGACGTCTTCGGCGCGCTCACCGAGCAGCACCAGCTGGGTCAGACCGCCGATCAGGCGAGCTGGCTGATCGGCGAGGGCATCTTCACCCCGTCGGTGCAGGGCAAGGCCCTGCGTTCGATGCTCCACCCCGGCACGGCGTACGACGACGACGTGCTCGGAAAAGACCCGCAGCCCGCGCACATGCGCGACTACGTCGTGACGACGGGCGACAACGGCGGTGTGCACATCAACTCCGGCATCCCGAACCGCGCCTTCGCGCTCGCGGCGACCGAGCTCGGGGGCCGCGCCTGGGAGCGAGCGGGGCTCATCTGGTACAAGACGGTGACGTCCGGCACCCTCTCCCCGACGACCGACTTCGCCGAGTTCGCGGCGGCCACGATCGCGACGGCAGAAGCGGAGTACGGTGTGAAGTCGGAGGAGGTCGCCGCCGTCCGGGCCGCTTGGAAGGGCGTCGGCGTCATCGACGATGAAAGAGACCCGAAGTCCTGA
- a CDS encoding ATP-binding cassette domain-containing protein has protein sequence MTDERILLRARGLTRRYPVPKETLFERATTSTALEDADLDVRAGSSVGIIGESGSGKSTLVRLLLALDTPTAGTIEFDGREVDAAAGARALHWLRRDTGMVFQDPYASLDPRMSVGRIVGEPLWALGLGGDGEPGSAGRRERVREVLVDVGLEADMADRYPHEFSGGQRQRIAIARAIVHRPRLLVGDEPMSALDVTVRAQILDVLAELRHRDGLTLLLVSHDIGVVQNLCDQVVVMKDGRVVEEGPTEKVLLQPQAAYTRRLLASIPVIDPGAAAS, from the coding sequence ATGACCGACGAGCGCATCCTGCTGCGGGCGCGGGGCCTCACCCGCCGGTACCCGGTGCCGAAGGAGACGCTCTTCGAGCGCGCCACGACCTCCACGGCGCTCGAGGACGCAGACCTCGACGTGCGCGCGGGCTCGTCGGTCGGCATCATCGGCGAGTCCGGCTCGGGCAAGTCGACGCTCGTGCGCCTCCTCCTCGCACTCGACACGCCCACCGCCGGCACGATCGAATTCGACGGCAGAGAAGTGGATGCCGCTGCCGGCGCCCGCGCGCTGCACTGGCTGCGCCGCGACACGGGCATGGTGTTCCAGGACCCCTACGCCTCGCTCGACCCGCGCATGAGCGTGGGACGGATCGTCGGCGAGCCGCTGTGGGCTCTCGGCCTCGGCGGCGACGGGGAGCCCGGCAGCGCCGGGCGGCGCGAGCGCGTCCGCGAGGTGCTCGTCGACGTCGGCCTCGAGGCCGACATGGCCGACCGCTACCCGCACGAGTTCTCCGGCGGTCAGCGGCAGCGCATCGCCATCGCCCGGGCGATCGTGCACCGCCCGCGCCTGCTCGTCGGCGACGAGCCGATGTCGGCGCTCGACGTGACGGTGCGCGCCCAGATCCTCGACGTGCTCGCCGAGCTCCGCCACCGGGACGGCCTCACGCTCCTCCTCGTGTCGCACGACATCGGCGTCGTCCAGAACCTCTGCGACCAGGTCGTCGTGATGAAGGACGGCCGCGTCGTCGAGGAGGGCCCGACGGAGAAGGTGCTGCTGCAGCCCCAGGCGGCGTACACGCGGCGCCTGCTCGCCTCGATCCCCGTCATCGACCCCGGCGCCGCCGCATCCTGA
- a CDS encoding ABC transporter ATP-binding protein, with protein MTLAVQDLTIDISGRRVVDGVSFEVPDGSRVGLIGESGSGKSLTALAILGLLPDGAVAGGSIRWNGRELLGLPDRELAQLRGDDIGIVFQEPRTALNPIRTVGRQIAESVRIHQRVSRAEAKARAVEEARRVALPDPERIVARYPHQLSGGQRQRVAIATALACRPRLLIADEPTTALDVTIQAEILDLLVELVEHDGMSLVFITHDLAVLSRIATHGIVLDEGRIVEEGPIAALLSAPASPVTQGLLRDATATLWRPGGVS; from the coding sequence GTGACTCTCGCCGTGCAGGACCTCACGATCGACATCTCCGGCCGCCGCGTCGTCGACGGCGTCTCGTTCGAGGTGCCCGACGGGTCGCGCGTGGGTCTCATCGGCGAGTCGGGCTCGGGCAAGTCGCTCACGGCCCTCGCGATCCTCGGTCTCCTCCCCGACGGCGCCGTCGCGGGCGGCTCCATCCGCTGGAACGGGCGCGAGCTCCTCGGCCTGCCGGATCGCGAGCTCGCGCAGCTCCGCGGCGACGACATCGGCATCGTGTTCCAGGAGCCGCGCACCGCGCTCAACCCGATCCGCACCGTCGGCCGCCAGATCGCCGAATCGGTCCGCATCCATCAGCGCGTCAGCCGGGCCGAGGCGAAGGCGCGCGCCGTCGAGGAAGCCCGGCGCGTCGCCCTCCCCGACCCCGAGCGGATCGTGGCCCGCTACCCGCATCAGCTCTCCGGCGGACAGCGTCAGCGCGTCGCGATCGCGACGGCGCTCGCGTGCCGTCCGCGCCTGCTCATCGCCGACGAGCCGACGACGGCGCTCGACGTCACGATCCAGGCCGAGATCCTCGACCTCCTCGTCGAGCTCGTCGAGCACGACGGGATGTCGCTCGTCTTCATCACGCACGACCTGGCGGTGCTGTCGCGCATCGCGACGCACGGGATCGTGCTCGATGAAGGCCGCATCGTCGAGGAGGGGCCCATCGCGGCGCTGCTCTCCGCCCCGGCATCCCCCGTCACGCAAGGCCTCCTGCGCGACGCGACGGCGACCCTCTGGCGGCCGGGAGGCGTCTCATGA
- a CDS encoding ABC transporter permease yields the protein MWALSTGRFGLIVVAVVLLTAVVASFWTPFDPQQVDIRNRWAPPGWPHLLGTDATGRDILSLLMAGARTTVIVAVGAGIVATIIGIGLAALGALTTRWLRESVAVFVDILIAFPVLIIAMMIAAVWGGSLWVVIWAVGIGFGVNIARVTRPELRRVLHSDFVLAGRMAGLTPSQNLVRHLLPNVAPVFIVQLSWGMAVAVLAEAGLSYLGFGAPVTEPSWGLLLAQLQQFITVHPLSVVWPGLAITFTVLGLNLLGDGLREATDPTLTRRGGSARTARTHVPEVVS from the coding sequence CTGTGGGCGCTGTCGACCGGCCGGTTCGGTCTCATCGTCGTGGCGGTCGTGCTCCTGACGGCCGTCGTCGCCTCGTTCTGGACGCCGTTCGACCCTCAGCAGGTCGACATCCGCAACCGGTGGGCCCCTCCCGGCTGGCCGCACCTGCTCGGCACCGACGCGACCGGTCGCGACATCCTGAGCCTCCTCATGGCCGGCGCGCGCACGACCGTGATCGTCGCCGTGGGCGCCGGAATCGTCGCGACGATCATCGGCATCGGGCTCGCCGCGCTCGGCGCGCTCACGACGCGGTGGCTGCGCGAATCGGTCGCCGTGTTCGTCGACATCCTCATCGCGTTCCCCGTGCTGATCATCGCGATGATGATCGCGGCGGTGTGGGGCGGGTCGCTGTGGGTCGTCATCTGGGCGGTCGGCATCGGGTTCGGCGTCAACATCGCCCGGGTGACCCGGCCCGAGCTGCGGCGGGTGCTGCACAGCGACTTCGTCCTGGCGGGACGGATGGCGGGGCTCACCCCGTCGCAGAACCTGGTGCGGCACCTCCTCCCCAACGTCGCACCGGTCTTCATCGTGCAGCTGTCGTGGGGCATGGCCGTCGCCGTTCTGGCTGAAGCGGGCCTGTCGTACCTCGGCTTCGGGGCGCCCGTGACGGAGCCCTCGTGGGGTCTCCTCCTCGCGCAGCTGCAGCAGTTCATCACGGTGCACCCGCTCTCGGTCGTGTGGCCGGGCCTCGCCATCACGTTCACCGTGCTGGGGCTGAACCTGCTCGGCGACGGCCTGCGCGAGGCGACCGACCCCACGCTCACCCGCCGCGGGGGCTCGGCCCGCACCGCGCGCACGCACGTGCCGGAGGTCGTGTCGTGA
- a CDS encoding ABC transporter permease, whose translation MIRYTLTRLALLLLGLLVASVLIFLTLRVLPGDVAQLVAGTNSTPEQVAAIRERLGLGEPLVTQYLAWIGGVLRGDLGTSLLTGSSVVDELVEKAQVTVPLGIFALTIALVFSLPLGVVSAMRRARASGTALNVGSQALAAVPVVWAGMMLVVVFAVWLGWLPAQGFPRSGWADPAAAIRSLVLPALTIGIVEGAMLLRFVRSATLQAVGQDYVRTAAAKGLTRNAALVRHGLPNVGLSVITVLGLQVAGIIVGAVVIEQLFTLPGIGRMLVADVSARDLPKVQGELLVLTGFVLIVGFVVDLAHRALDPRQREAA comes from the coding sequence GTGATCCGATACACGCTGACGCGCCTGGCCCTGCTCCTGCTCGGGCTCCTCGTCGCCAGCGTGCTGATCTTCCTGACGCTCCGGGTGCTCCCGGGCGATGTCGCCCAGCTCGTCGCGGGCACCAACAGCACGCCGGAGCAGGTGGCGGCCATCCGCGAGCGCCTGGGTCTCGGCGAGCCGCTCGTCACGCAGTACCTCGCCTGGATCGGCGGAGTGCTGCGCGGCGACCTCGGAACATCCCTGCTCACCGGGTCGAGCGTCGTCGACGAACTCGTCGAGAAGGCGCAGGTCACGGTGCCGCTGGGCATCTTCGCCCTCACGATCGCGCTGGTGTTCAGCCTGCCGCTCGGCGTCGTCTCCGCGATGCGCCGGGCACGCGCGTCGGGCACGGCGCTCAACGTGGGCTCGCAGGCGCTCGCGGCGGTGCCCGTCGTCTGGGCGGGCATGATGCTCGTCGTCGTCTTCGCGGTGTGGCTGGGCTGGCTGCCGGCGCAGGGCTTCCCGCGCTCGGGCTGGGCGGATCCGGCCGCGGCGATCCGCTCGCTCGTGCTCCCCGCGCTCACGATCGGCATCGTCGAGGGGGCCATGCTGCTGCGGTTCGTGCGCAGTGCCACCCTGCAGGCGGTCGGGCAGGACTACGTGCGCACGGCCGCCGCGAAGGGCCTGACCCGCAACGCCGCCCTCGTCCGGCACGGGCTTCCCAACGTGGGCCTCTCGGTCATCACGGTGCTCGGCCTCCAGGTGGCGGGGATCATCGTCGGCGCCGTCGTCATCGAGCAGCTCTTCACCCTGCCCGGCATCGGCCGCATGCTCGTCGCCGACGTGAGCGCGCGGGACCTGCCGAAGGTGCAGGGCGAGCTCCTCGTTCTGACGGGCTTCGTGCTCATCGTCGGCTTCGTCGTCGACCTCGCGCACCGCGCCCTCGACCCCCGGCAGCGGGAGGCGGCATGA
- a CDS encoding ABC transporter substrate-binding protein, which yields MLRRTALAASALLAASALLLAACTTGGGSSASTSTGAPDADASAVIRLVLEPSNLDIRETAGAALDQILVDNVYQGLVSRTPEQEIVPALASDYEVSDDGLTYTFTLREGVTFHDGQELTPQDVVWSLTTRKNTPEWSDSGRLANVETITADGQTITLTLSAPDSTLLWNLSGRAGLILKEGDTVDYKTKTNGTGPFILDQWKQGDSITFTRNDAYWGDKPKVAEVVFDYIPDNQAALNAALAGEVDVVTGFDATLKDQIEANGDFQLVLGKSTDKGTLAFNQTSGPLADKRVRQAIRQAIDHEAIIEALASGETLYGPIPSLDPGYEDLSKVAPYDPEAAKALLKEAGYEDLTLTLTIPSFYSTTIPQILVSDLNEVGITLEVNSVDFPTWLNDVYTNKDYELSFVLHTEARDFENWANPDYYFTYDNPQVQELYKESVAATDPDKAADLLKQAAKIVSQDAAADWLYNGASVVAVGTNISGMPTTNTNARINLAELTKSDG from the coding sequence ATGCTCCGCCGCACCGCTCTCGCCGCCTCGGCGCTCCTCGCCGCGAGCGCCCTCCTGCTCGCCGCCTGCACCACCGGCGGCGGGTCCTCCGCGTCGACGAGCACGGGCGCACCCGACGCTGACGCGTCGGCGGTGATCCGGCTCGTCCTCGAGCCGAGCAACCTCGACATCCGCGAGACGGCGGGCGCGGCGCTCGACCAGATCCTGGTCGACAACGTCTACCAGGGCCTCGTCTCGCGCACCCCGGAGCAGGAGATCGTGCCCGCGCTCGCGAGCGACTACGAGGTCTCCGACGACGGCCTGACGTACACCTTCACCCTCCGCGAGGGCGTGACGTTCCACGACGGGCAGGAGCTCACTCCGCAGGACGTCGTGTGGTCGCTGACGACCCGCAAGAACACGCCGGAGTGGAGCGACTCGGGACGCCTCGCGAACGTCGAGACGATCACGGCCGACGGGCAGACGATCACCCTCACCCTGAGCGCGCCGGACTCGACGCTGCTGTGGAACCTGAGCGGCCGGGCGGGCCTCATCCTCAAGGAGGGCGACACCGTCGACTACAAGACGAAGACGAACGGCACGGGTCCGTTCATCCTCGACCAGTGGAAGCAGGGCGACAGCATCACGTTCACGCGCAACGACGCCTACTGGGGAGACAAGCCCAAGGTCGCCGAGGTCGTCTTCGACTACATCCCCGACAACCAGGCGGCGCTCAACGCGGCCCTCGCCGGCGAGGTCGACGTCGTGACGGGCTTCGACGCGACCCTCAAGGACCAGATCGAGGCGAACGGCGACTTCCAGCTCGTGCTCGGCAAGTCGACCGACAAGGGCACGCTCGCCTTCAACCAGACCTCGGGTCCGCTCGCCGACAAGCGCGTGCGCCAGGCCATCCGCCAGGCGATCGACCACGAGGCGATCATCGAGGCGCTGGCCTCGGGTGAGACCCTGTACGGTCCGATCCCCTCGCTCGACCCCGGCTACGAGGACCTCTCCAAGGTCGCCCCCTACGACCCGGAGGCCGCGAAGGCCCTCCTGAAGGAGGCCGGGTACGAGGACCTCACGCTGACCCTCACGATCCCGAGCTTCTACTCCACGACCATCCCGCAGATCCTCGTGTCGGACCTCAACGAGGTGGGCATCACGCTCGAGGTGAACTCGGTCGACTTCCCGACGTGGCTCAACGACGTGTACACGAACAAGGACTACGAGCTCAGCTTCGTGCTGCACACCGAGGCGCGCGACTTCGAGAACTGGGCCAACCCCGACTACTACTTCACCTACGACAACCCGCAGGTGCAGGAGCTCTACAAGGAGTCGGTCGCCGCGACCGACCCCGACAAGGCCGCAGACCTGCTGAAGCAGGCCGCCAAGATCGTGTCGCAGGATGCCGCGGCCGACTGGCTCTACAACGGCGCGTCGGTCGTCGCGGTCGGAACTAACATCTCGGGTATGCCGACGACGAACACCAACGCGAGGATCAACCTCGCAGAGCTCACCAAGAGCGACGGGTGA
- a CDS encoding alpha/beta hydrolase, protein MSDPTDEFSFLPEQAADAGIDGPVPRAERVFLTLPDGRTLSALRYGDGSPEVTFLHGAGLNAHTWDTTILALGLPALAVDLPGHGDSSWRDDVAYTGGTLAPDVAAGIEAWTDRPQVLVGQSLGGLTAAAVAASRPDLVREVVVVDITPGIDPDGGPSQLRDFFAGPTDWASRDELVERALSFGLGGSPTAAARGVYHNSRIRPDGRVEWKHHFAHLANAMSQSPELAEAAAAQQDALGSVLSESGWSDLAGIEAPLTLVRGTRGYVTEQDAAAFRERVPTASIVEVDSGHNVQEELPRDLGRLVAELAGKG, encoded by the coding sequence GTGAGCGACCCCACCGACGAGTTCTCCTTCCTCCCCGAGCAGGCCGCCGACGCGGGCATCGACGGTCCCGTCCCCCGCGCCGAGCGCGTCTTCCTCACGCTGCCCGACGGGCGGACGCTGAGCGCGCTGAGGTACGGCGACGGCTCGCCCGAGGTCACGTTCCTGCACGGCGCCGGCCTCAATGCGCACACGTGGGACACGACGATCCTCGCGCTCGGCCTTCCCGCGCTCGCGGTCGACCTCCCCGGCCACGGCGACTCGTCCTGGCGCGACGACGTCGCCTACACGGGCGGCACGCTCGCCCCCGACGTCGCCGCTGGAATCGAGGCGTGGACCGACCGGCCGCAGGTGCTCGTGGGGCAGTCGCTCGGCGGGCTGACGGCGGCGGCGGTCGCGGCATCCCGTCCCGATCTCGTCCGCGAGGTCGTGGTCGTCGACATCACACCCGGCATCGACCCGGATGGCGGACCGTCGCAGCTGCGCGACTTCTTCGCGGGGCCGACCGACTGGGCGAGCCGCGACGAGCTCGTCGAGCGCGCGCTGTCGTTCGGACTCGGCGGGTCGCCCACCGCCGCGGCGCGCGGCGTCTACCACAACAGCCGCATCCGCCCGGACGGCCGGGTCGAGTGGAAGCACCACTTCGCGCACCTCGCGAACGCGATGTCGCAGTCGCCCGAGCTGGCCGAGGCGGCGGCGGCGCAGCAGGACGCGCTCGGCTCCGTGCTGTCCGAGTCCGGGTGGTCCGACCTCGCGGGCATCGAGGCGCCGCTGACGCTCGTCCGCGGGACGCGCGGATACGTGACCGAGCAGGATGCCGCAGCCTTCCGCGAGCGCGTGCCCACGGCATCCATCGTGGAGGTCGACTCCGGGCACAACGTGCAGGAGGAGCTCCCGAGAGACCTCGGACGTCTCGTCGCCGAGCTCGCCGGGAAGGGTTAA
- a CDS encoding carboxymuconolactone decarboxylase family protein yields the protein MSEERRVHLSRSAPDAYKTLDAFSKTVGRIAGDAGIDDRLKELVQIHASQLNGCAFCVRVHVDRAVTAGLDADLIAQLPTWRESGVFTDRERAALELTEAFTFIHDGGVPDEVYDHVGGILSEDEYVALSWILVSINAFNRIAIAGRYPVPPRHPDRA from the coding sequence ATGAGCGAAGAACGACGCGTCCACCTCTCGCGGTCCGCGCCCGACGCGTACAAGACGCTCGATGCCTTCTCCAAGACGGTCGGCCGGATCGCCGGCGACGCCGGAATCGACGACCGGCTGAAGGAGCTCGTGCAGATCCACGCGTCGCAGCTCAACGGCTGCGCCTTCTGCGTGCGCGTGCACGTCGACCGGGCGGTCACGGCGGGACTGGATGCCGACCTGATCGCCCAGCTGCCGACGTGGCGCGAGTCGGGGGTCTTCACCGACCGCGAGCGCGCGGCGCTCGAGCTGACCGAGGCGTTCACGTTCATCCACGACGGGGGCGTGCCCGACGAGGTCTACGACCACGTCGGCGGCATCCTGAGCGAGGACGAGTACGTGGCGCTCAGCTGGATCCTCGTGTCGATCAACGCGTTCAACCGCATCGCCATCGCCGGGCGCTACCCGGTACCTCCTCGCCACCCGGACCGCGCGTGA
- a CDS encoding tyrosine-protein phosphatase, with amino-acid sequence MSDALVPGAVNLRDVGGLPADGGLTRERVLYRSGNLAHLEAPGVAALGELRLRRIIDLRDDEEVAHAPSRLGDLAITTQRAPLFLGSVASFFEDDIPLDEMYRRIVDDSSERVVEVVRGIIADQPVLVHCTVGKDRTGVTVALTLAAAGVDEDAVVADYARTEGLLPQWRNRRVVKRLRKLHPDAVHLEDLATRSPAPVMAGLLADLRERYGSVADYLRAHDVSDDELAELRGILIARD; translated from the coding sequence GTGAGCGACGCGCTCGTCCCGGGCGCCGTCAACCTCCGCGATGTCGGCGGCCTCCCGGCCGACGGGGGGCTCACACGCGAGCGCGTGCTCTACCGGTCCGGCAACCTGGCCCACCTCGAGGCCCCGGGCGTCGCCGCGCTGGGCGAGCTGCGCCTGCGCCGCATCATCGATCTCCGCGACGACGAGGAGGTCGCGCACGCGCCGAGCCGCCTCGGCGACCTCGCGATCACGACGCAGCGCGCGCCGCTCTTCCTGGGGTCGGTCGCATCGTTCTTCGAGGACGACATCCCGCTCGACGAGATGTACCGCCGCATCGTCGACGACTCGTCCGAGCGCGTCGTCGAGGTCGTCCGCGGCATCATCGCCGATCAGCCCGTGCTCGTGCACTGCACGGTGGGGAAGGACCGCACGGGGGTCACCGTGGCGCTCACCCTCGCCGCGGCGGGGGTCGATGAGGATGCCGTCGTCGCGGACTACGCGCGCACCGAGGGGCTGCTCCCGCAGTGGCGCAATCGCCGCGTCGTGAAGCGGCTGAGGAAGCTGCATCCGGATGCCGTCCATCTGGAGGACCTCGCGACGCGCTCGCCGGCTCCCGTCATGGCGGGTCTGCTCGCGGACCTGCGCGAGCGCTACGGCTCGGTGGCGGACTACCTGCGCGCGCACGACGTGAGCGACGACGAGCTCGCCGAGCTGCGCGGCATCCTGATCGCCCGCGACTGA
- a CDS encoding SIP domain-containing protein yields MAHTTEHNASACRSSRHTRVQHLITADETSLAELEAVLATLPICSTGRVFIEIPDASWHGELVAPARMVVTWLDRSLRTGDPGTGRACAPGQALTRAVTAWANEMLCADDDHTQIQLLGGYLGTADIVDHLTERLGIDRAAIHTPAHYGLSTAR; encoded by the coding sequence ATGGCCCACACCACCGAGCACAACGCCAGCGCCTGCCGCTCGTCGCGGCACACGCGCGTCCAGCACCTCATCACGGCCGACGAGACCTCGCTCGCCGAGCTCGAGGCTGTGCTCGCGACGCTGCCGATCTGCTCGACGGGCCGGGTCTTCATCGAGATCCCGGATGCCTCGTGGCACGGAGAGCTCGTCGCTCCCGCCCGCATGGTCGTGACGTGGCTCGACCGGTCGCTCCGCACGGGCGACCCCGGCACGGGCCGCGCGTGCGCCCCGGGCCAGGCGCTCACGCGCGCCGTCACGGCCTGGGCGAACGAGATGCTCTGCGCCGACGACGACCACACGCAGATCCAGCTGCTCGGCGGCTACCTCGGCACCGCCGACATCGTCGATCACCTGACCGAGCGCCTCGGGATCGACCGCGCCGCGATCCACACACCCGCGCACTACGGCCTGTCCACCGCTCGCTGA